The genomic interval CATGAGCTGGAAGACCACGTCCGCCAGCGGTCCTTTAAACGGCACCCGTGCCTCAACGCCTTCAGGCACCAGTTTGCCGGAGCTGTTCTGGCCGTAACGGTCCCCTGCGCCTTTGCGCATCGCCTTCAGGCTGCCCATCCCCCGGTATTCTTTGAAGGTGCGGCCCTGCCACTTCACCATATTACCCGGGCTTTCCGCCGTTCCGGCCAAAAGGGAGCCCAGCATCACGCAGTCGGCTCCGCCAGCGAGGGCTTTGACAATGTCACCTGAATAACGGATGCCGCCGTCGGCAATGACGGTCACACCGCGTGGGCGGCAGACTTCCGCCACCTCCTGCACCGCCGTGAACTGGGCCATGCCCACCCCTGAAATGATACGCGTGGTGCAGATGGAGCCTGGCCCCACACCCACCTTCACCGCAGAGGCCCCGGCCTCCACCAGGTGCAGAGCGCCTTCCTGCGTCACCACATTCCCGGCCACAATCGGGATGCTCCCGCCCAGGCGGGCACGCAAACGGGAGATCACATCCGCCACCCTCGTGGTATGGCCCGTGGCCGCATCAATGAAAAGGGCGTCCGCTCCCGCCGCCACCAGGGCCGCTCCACGGTCCGCACAGTCATCCCCCACACCCACCGCCGCACCCACCAGAAGCTGGCCGTTGGCATCCTTGGCCGCGCTCGTGAACATCTGCCGCTTCACCACATCCTGCTTCGTGATCAACCCCGCCAGCTTCCCGTTCGCATCCACCAGGGGCAGTTTTTCGATCCGGTGCGTGTAAAGAATTTTCAGCGCTTCGTCAAAGCTCGTCTGCGGTGTCCCCACTGCCAGACGCTCCCTCGGGGTCATGATGGCCGAGACCGGCGTCTCCTCATCCTCCGTGTACCACATGTCACGGCTGGTCACCATGCCCACCAGCCTGCCGTCCGGGTCCACCACCGGGAACCCGCTCACGCCCTTTTCATGCATCAGGCGCTGCAGCTCTCCGAGAGTCGTTTCCAGCCGCACGCAATGCGGGTTCTGAATCACCGTGTTTTCGGAACGCTTCACCTTGGCCACCTGCTCCGACTGGTAATCAATCGGGATGTTCCGGTGGATGACTCCCAGGCCGCCTTCGCGTGCCAGGGCGATCGCCAGCTCCGCCTCCGTCACCGTATCCATGGCTGAAGACAGCACCGGAATGTTCAGTTGCAGGCTGTTGCCAAAAAGCGTTCCCAAGTTCACCTCTCCAGGCAGAACTTGGCTCAGTCCTGGCAGGACCAATACGTCATCAAAACTCAGTGCAAGGGAAGGAATATCGCCCATGTGCCATCTAAGCGGAACTCAGACAAGTGTCACGCAGAAAGTGACACCCTGATGCAAATCATGGCCTGTAAACGCGCGTCCTGCCCGTGTAGGAGTCAATTTGGATGCAATAATAGTTCGGCGGCACCTGTGCATTCATTGATTCCTTGGATTCCACCAGGATCAGGAAGCTCTTGTTGAATTCCGGGATCGTGTAAGCCTGCGCCACCTCGGCAGCCTCATCCCCCGCATTCACCGATGACGAAAGCAGCCTCATGCCGCCATCTGGATAAAAACGCAGCGAGGCATATGACACATCATCTCCCGTAGCTGTGCCTGGAGGAGTAAAAAGAAAGTTTCCGTTCGAAGATTCAGACTGTTGAACCGTTGTCTTTAACAGAGGTGAGAGGTCTTCCTGGGCCGAGATAACGATTCCGGACTCCAGGTAATAAGGATCTGAAATCGCCTTCTCAGTTCCATCCGGCATCGTCTGCACCACCTGGTAGGCATAATATAAACTGTCACTGGGCCGGTCAGAGGTGGAGTCCACATACCTGTAAAAGCGCACCTCAACCTCCGCGCTGAGAGAGACAGCACTCTGTTGGGCCAGGCTGAGCCGGTTCACCAGTCCTTCACCTGCTGAATTCAGCCGGGTGGAACGCACCACATCCACCAGGGTCGGAGCCACCAGGGCGATCAGCAATGAAATGATGCCCACGACAGTGAGCATTTCCACCAGGGTAAAGGCTGCCGGCCTGCGATTGGAAAACGAAGTTCTCATGAGGTCTCGATGAAAGAAAATGAACTAGTTGCTCCACTTGGCGCCCCGGATGGCCACGGTAGATGAGAATATGCGGAAGTTAACATTGCGCTCATTGAGCGTCTTGGCGATGTCCTCCATCGTTTGATTGAGGTTCTGAGCAGCCGTGTCATTGCTGAGAGCGGAGGAGATTTCGGTGCCAAAAGGTGGCGTGCTCGGATCACTGATCTGGCCCAGACGGTCGGCAGTCCGTTCATCAATGGCCACCAGCACCACCTTCACCAAGGGTGGCAGCCGGTGCTGGTTCCCCTGCCCGCCCGCAGTCGGCGTGCCGTCATTGATGGCTGAATCATAGTTGAAAACGGCGCGATACGCATCGCTGGAGTTCGTCGTCCCATTGCCTGCCACTGCCGCATCCGTCTCCAGCATAGGAGCGATGATCAGCGCAATGATGTTATCGGCGATGGGCCGGGTCAGCCCGTGATTGACGGGCGTTTCCGTCCCTTGCACAGGCACCCCCGCCTGGGAAAACCATTTGTCGTTGCTCGCGCTGTCATACACCAGGTTCTGCTCTGCCGGAGGTGAAAACTCCATCAGGCGGTAACGGAAGCGCGGCAACCCCGCCGGCAGCACTTCCGGCCGGAAGAATTCGTCAGAAGTGTATTGCACAAAATAGCCGCGTCCGCACAGCAAACGGTCCAGGCCGACAAACGCGGGGTCATGGGAAACGCCCAGGGGTGCCTGAAAAAATACCGCATGTCCCGGGGATTCCGCCGCACTGCCGCCCTGGGTCAGCAGCGGAGTTCCCCCGCCGACCGCCGGACCGCTGACAAAACGCAGATCGGACTTGCGGATGTACTTGCTCGGAGCACTGGTGGCCGTCGCATCCGTCGAGTCAGAGTCCTGCAAATAGCTCTGGTCATAGTCAATGTAAGTGTTCAGCGTCGCCTGGCTCAGGTTGCGCGTGATGATGTCAAAAGCCGTGCGGGCTTCACGAAACTGGCTCACACGGGCGTTGGAGGCCGTCCATGTGCTCTGCACCGTGCCGATCACCTGCGCACTGATAAGCAGCAGGATAAGCAGCACCGTCATCGAGACGAGAACTTCCACCAGGGTGAAAGCCGCCCGGCTGCGTGCACCAGGCTTTCTAAAAATGGAATGTCGAGGGCTCATGATCAAGGATTGAATGATGCGTCAAGGAGCGAAGCGTTTGGATTCAATGACCCGGAAGCGGTAGTAGCTCTCCAAAGCCTTCAGACTGAAAGGATTCGAAGTTGCGTAGTCCAGACCGGCCAGGTCAGACTGGTCAATGTAGCGCTCCAGCAGAAACGACCCGCGGAACTCCGCACTCATTTCATCCACTTCAGGATTAAAGGTGTTGGCTGCCACGGAGCGCAGCGCCTTGCGGATGCTCTGGGCCCGGACATGCACTTTGAAGGTATTGGAACGGGTCGTCAGCTTCGCATAAAGGTTCGCATACGGCCTTTCACGGGTGTTGTCCCCGGTCGAGCAATGCTCACCCCAGAATTGCGCCATGGCAGTGTTCCTGGTCACATAATTGGCCACGTCCGAGGCTGTCACATTGAGCCCGGAAGCGCTGGCTCCCGTGCGGTTCGGGATCAGGTGCACCTCGCAGATCTGCGAGGCCGTGCGGAAAAGACCGCCGCGATAGCCATCGGGAAGATTGCCTCCGGTCAGACCAAAGTTAAAACGCTCCTCAAACTGGCGCAACGTGGCCTGCACGCGCTCGTTCGCATTCTGCTGCCACCACAGTTCCGACTCCGGGCGGAAACGGTCCACCGCGATGGACCGGTGCCAGAAGTTGTTGTCCCGGGATTCGTCCCTGAAGACAGGCGGTGTGGCACCCTGAGGGCCCCAGTTAGCCTTCACGCTTTTAGAATTCTCATAATCTGCATTGGGCATCGCCTGCATCCATTCCCCCTTCATGGCGGCGTGCAGGGCCGTGGCCCGGCGGATGTGCGTGAACGGCATCATCTGATAGTTCAAATTGATCTTGCCAGCTGTGGAGAGCGGCTCGCTGATGGCATACGGCTCCACCGTTGGCATCCAGAACAGATCCAGCAGATAATGATCCGGCGGAGTTTCCTGGCCCGGATGGCGTGGTGCCGCATCCGATCCCGCACCCGTTGCCCCGGTCGGATACTGCACATAAGGACGGAACAGCAGGTTGGTCCAGGCACCCTCTCCATTGGCATCCCAAATTCGCGACGGCAGAGACCCCATGATAACAGGGGACGGCACCATGCGGTTTGGGGTAAAGTAATTCCCCATGGCATTGGCATAACGGGCTCCCTGGCCGCCGGACCGGAAATAAGTTGAACGCCATGTCTTGGCAGCAGTCCAGCCAGAGGGTCTGAAATCACCGACGGAATAGTTTCCTTCATCCACCTTGTTGATGAACGGCCCCACCCTTCCGCCCGTATCGGAGTCGTCAAAATCATAATACCGCTGGATGATGGCATACGCGGGTTTGGATGTGGCACCCGCCCCTTCGTTTGGACCATGCGGCGCATCCGGGCTGCGGGCCGCACCGGCAGTGACCCTGGAAGGCAGGCCCCTCATCCGGTTGTCTGAAGCCGTCGGCACCTGAACAGTCGGCACTCCCCGGTCAAATCCTGGCTCAGTCGCGGAAGTATAAGAAGAGAAGTTATGCGCCATGTATTCATTATCTTTGTTCCAGTTGCGGTGGGGGATCCAGCTCTCACTGGTTACCACGCTCTTGGCGGCGATCAGCCTGGCGTCCCCATAGGCGGGCTGAAGGGTGCGCACCACGTCAGAGCCATAATGCCACGGACGGTCCCAGCTTGCTCCGTGGTCCAATGTCGGGGAGCTGCCATTGGGCGGACCATAGCCGGTTCGCAGGTCCGGATCAGTGCGCATGGCGGTCACATCCTGCAACTGCACATCTCTGTATGTATTGGCATCTTTCGTGTAGATGAGAGCGCGGGAACCTGGCAGGCGCTGCTTGTCGTTACCCGTAGCAATTGAGTTAATGGCTTGCGTGTTACTGTTAATCGAAAAACCGTCCCAGTTATAAAAACGTCCGCGGACAGAAGCAAAGCCTTCCCGAAGTTGGGGATCATCCAGATTGCCCAGACCGCGGTTCAGCACCCCGTCACGGCTGAAGCTCCACCACCGCGGGGCCTGCACCGCCGGGTGGTTATAGTTGGCCCCGCTGGAATTTACATAAAATACTTTGTAAGAAGGTGCCACGACGAGATCCGGCGAAGGCGCAGTACCTTGCGGCAAGCGGATTTCAATCTCCTGGACGGGAGTTTCAGTGGTTGTGGCCAGGACATGGCGGTCATAAATTCTCAGCTTGATAGGTGCCCGCGAGCTGAAGTTCAGCCCTGCATGATTTCTCACCCTGAAGAATGTGGAAACCAGATCCAGGTTGAACAAACCCCCATGAACGTTTCCTGAGCCGCCGGAATCAGAGTATCCCGCATCCTCAGGCATGTTCACACGGCCTGCCACCCGGCGCCCCAGCGCCACATTCCTGAAGCTGGCAAATCCGCCAATTTCCGGATGCGCATCCGTGGTGTAAAGCGGCTGGTTGCTGCGAATGGCGATGGGCGTGTTGGTCGAGAAAATAGCCTCGCCATTGACCAGGATGTTACTCATGTCCTGCCCAGTGATGACGACAGTAAATTCAGGATGGATTTCGGTGTAACCCACCGACGGACAGAAGAACTCCAGATGCAACATGGCCTGGATGTTCTTCTCATCTGGATCCAAAGGACGGCCGAAAGGCAGCGACCAGTTCCAGTTCGCCTGTTTATACCCCGGATGCCTTAAATAAAATTTCCCGGCGTTTTCAGGCGAGTCCGTGCCAACGGTGCCATACCTTCCTGGGTCAAGACTGTCCAAAGGAGGATAGTTCGAATAATATCTTTGTTTGATGGTGCCTTCGCCACCGGTGGATCTCCAGTTTTCAGCAGCTGCATTGGTGATAATTCTTTCCCCGAATCCTTCAGGCACATCGTGTTTGATAGAAAACTGCTGAATCACGGTTTCATCCACCATGAGCGCTGTCCGCCCGCCGCTAAAAACTTCCGGGAGAGCTGCCGCAGCAATCGAACCCGGCCAGGCAGGGATCTCATAATCATTCTCCCCGGGAGGGTCCTCACCTTCGACTGCCTTTTTCGGCTGCGGAATACGCCAGCTGTACATATCCGGCTGGCCGTCCGCCGTACAAATGAAATGCAGACCGATTTCGCTGAGGGAGATGAACCTGCCAAAACCCCTCACCGACGGGCCGTTCTGGCCTCCGATTCTCCAGCTTGGATGCTGCGAAGGGGTCACCTGACCGTGTCCCGGCAGGGCGCGGTCTGCAAATGGGTTGGCTGCACCCGCCTGGTCTCTCACAAAACCAGGGGTATAGGTTTTAAAGCCGGCCGTCAGGTTTTCCCGCTGCTGGTAAATGTTTTCCCAGCTTTGCGAATTATTGGGAATTTGTTGAGTCGGCCAGCTATTGCGGTTTTGAGGGACCAAAAAGCTGTCATAAAGGTTGGTGCTGCGGATATAGTCAAACATGGAGACCAGAAGCTGACGTGTATTGTCCGTCCCCAGCTGGCTGTTGCTGGCACCGCCACCAATCGGGCTGCCCAGCTTTTGTTTAAAGGAGTTTGCGGTTCCTGTACGGTCCGTCGCTGTTGGGAAGGGGTTTTCCAGGATCTTTTCCAGCATGTTCAGGAGTGCCAGGTTGCGGGGAAGAGAAATGTCATGCGTGGCACCGTTGACGCTTGGTGGAAGACTGCGGGAATGCTCCCGCTGAAAAATATAGTTCTGCGTGCCCACCCGCGAACAAAACTCAATGAGCTTGTCGTATCCGGTGCGCCGGTTGTTGTCCCTCGGCAGAGGCCACATGGCGATTCTGGGAAGGCCGAAAAGATTGATTTCACTGGCACGGCTGTTGGCCGTCAAAAAGGCCGAGGCTCTTTCCAGGGTGGTCTTGTTATACAGGATCACCTGGGCGCTCACCTGCGCGTTGTTCAATACTCTGCGCGTGCTGTCATTCCCTTGGGAAAACAGCAGCTCGTCCACACTGGCATAAAGCCGCTCAGACATGGCTTCACGGATGGCGACCGCCTCTGCCAGGGCTGAATCCCCGGAAGCTTCTGCATAGTCATCCGACCCGAATGACCGCGTGCCACTGACGCTGCCGCCGGTGTGAATGCGCGGCATCAGGTCATAAATGCGCTCTTTGGTATCCAGCGCGCGTCGCAGATTGGCACCCGAAATCGGACCGTTGGGGCCGTAGGTCTCCAGGCTCCGGGTATCATTCTGAAGAGGGTTTGGATACAGAACACTGCTGATCGCCACCGTGGCCGGATGTCCTGGGAAACGCTGGTATTCACTGCGGGCCGGCGGATAGTCAGCCCAGCGGTGGTCACGCTCATGATAATAAATCGGCGTGCCCGCAAAGGTGGGCTCGGAGGCCGTGTTGATGTTCACCTTGCAGGTTTCATCATCCGTCCAGAAAGCCACCCGTCCCACAATCGGGTTATCCTCCGATGGCACGCCATAGCTGGCGCCTGCCGTGGAGGACGGACCGTCTCCCAGGCCTCCAGTCTGGTTGTTAAGCACCATGAATTCCAACTCCTGGTTCAGGTAGCCAACCGCTCCATCCTTCAGGACATACAGCCATTGCACCGGCATGGCCAGGCGCAGCTGGTCAATGTTGGCACCCGCCGTCGTCTGGCTCGGCTTGACAATCGGAGAGATCTCCTGGTTTGCCGCCACACCACCGATGGCATTGCCGTTCAAAGCCGTTGTCGGCTCATAGGAAAAGCCTTCCACCGGTGTTTCCTGGGCTGTCGGATCAATGTCCTGTCCCGCACGCGGATCAATGATGGGAAAGAAAATTTGCGCCTGGTCCAGATTGGTTTCGGCACCAGAGGCCACCCCTTTGATCACAGGCTCGTTCAGGTCCACATAGCGTGCAAGATTCGGCCCCTGGTTCCAGTCGGCCGGCGGCTCGGAATTCCTCACAAAATCACGCTCCTGGTTATTGGGCGAAGAGCCCGTGGCCCGGAAGATCATGTCACTGTCGGAAAACAGCTTGTAGCCAGCCAGAAAGTCACCGCTGGCCGCATATTTACGAATCGCCCCAGGCTGGGTGGCGTGGATCACCGGCGTGCCGGCCACCTCGCGGGCGGAACCCGCCCGGATCTGGGCGATCACCATGTTCACCGCCGTGTCAGCGAACCGGCGCGAAGACTGGGAGGCTGCATAAACATTCGTGGCCTTGTGCTCCGTGTCAGCGACACTGAGGAAGGCCAGAATGACGATCGTGGCCAGAGCGAGCATCGAAAGCACGATGATCAAAGCTAACCCCTGGTGACGGCGGGCGTCGGCAAGAAAGAGGCGGATGTGTTTCATGGCAGTGGGAGGTTCAAATTATTTCTTTTTTGCGATTAAATCGGAAAGCTGCACACTTTTCAAGTCATTCAGTATGTACTTCGTTATTACAGCCGTTTTTCAGCAATAAAAAGCTCCGGAAAGGGCCACCTCTCCGGAGCTTCAACTTTTATGGGGTCGTTTCAGGCTCTGGCACAGGTGCGGTATAAGGCGCCAGATAAACCTGGTTGGAGATTTTTGGGAAAGTGTTGCTGTTCACACCGGGCTCGGGCAGGCGGTCCGGGGCCAGATAATAGCCAACCCCTCTCAGCCCTTCACTCGTCAGCACAATGATTCCCTGGTATTTGGTCCGGCGGGCCGTCAGCTCATCGTTCTCATACCCTTCCAGTTTGAGATTGCCCCGGAACAGGCCGGTCTTGGCCGTCACGCTCAGGGTCGTCTCATACGGGTTGTCAAGGCTGCCGGGCTTGGGCACGATGACCTTGTTGCCCACGACGATGTCAATGGCATCCGTGCTGAAAATGTAAGGCTCACTGTCGGTGTAGCGGGTCGGCAGGTTCGATGAACCGCCGATATGGCCGATCGAATCCGTGGTGAACGCTATCATCGCATTGTCCTTGTTGTTCACATCGTTGGGCAGGCCCAGGATGAGAGGGTACTTCGGATCAATTTCAGGATCCGGCCATTTCCGGGTCGGGTCTTCATAGGCGCCGCCTGTGACCGTCAGTGTGATGGGGCCAAAGCCGTCCGCATACACCGGAGCCTTGGCCGCAGGGTCTGCCGGGCGGAGCCAGGTCGGGGCTGTTGCGGGCACACTGTTGAGCGAGTTGTCAGCAAAGGAGGCATCATTGTTTTTGTTCAGCCTCATCTGCCCGACCACAGATCCGCGGGTCTCCGTCTTGTAAAGCACCTTGTAGATCATGATCTCGCCCAGGGGACCCACAAACTGCCCGCCAGTGAAGGCCTGGCCATCGGCCATCTTCACTGCCATGGTCAGTTTGCCGTCCGGCCTTACGGTGAAATAACCAAAGCTGTCACCCATCGGCCACAGGTTGGCGGGACCATCCGGCGGCATCAGGGCAAAGGTGTGGTAGCCCACATAAGGAGTGGCAGGCACCAGCTTCGACCAGAGATTCCTCCAGGCGGTGAAGCTCACCGTCTTGCCGTCCGCCGTCAGGCTGGCTGAAGCCAGACGGTCCAGGATGGGGTTCATCACAAACGTCAGCGTCATTGGCGTCTGCACCGGCTTGCCCTTGCGCAGAACCGTCACTGTCGTCGAAGGCGGTGCCCCGGGGACGCCCTGGTTCGCAGGCTCCAAATCCAGGACGCCTTTGAACGGATAGGCCTTCAGCCCGATGGTCACCTTGCCGGTGTAGGTGCCTTTGGCCGTCGTTTTCAGGTCAAACCGGCCGCCCACATCGCCGTTGAGTTCATGACGTGGAATCCAGCCTGCAAACATGCCCACAGCCCCCGCAGGGATAGGCTGCACCACCAGCAGCGGATTGTTCGGAGCCGTCGTCGCCACAGGCTTGATCTTGTTGATGAGCGAGATGGTCACCGACTTCGTCACGGCCACAGTGGGCACCCCGCGGATCCAGCCCGTCTTCCTGTCAAGCTTCAGCCCGGGCGGCAGCCCCGTGGCACGATAGGTGACCGGGCTCCGGGAGCCGTCCACACCAAAGTCCGCAGGGATCTGGTATTCGAAAAAGGCACCAACCATCGCAGGCGGGAACGCGACCGGCAGCAGCAGAGGCGCTTCGGTGTAAACCCGCAATTCATGTGTGCCGCCTTCCACCGTGCGGCGGTCATCATCCCCGGGGCCGGTGACCCGCACAGAATAGATACCGCGGTCCTCTGGAACCACCTGGCTGATGGTCAGCTTGCTGGTTCCAAGCCCTGTGATCCGGCCTTCTTCCACAGAATCAAGCTGGATAGGAATGCCGTCTTTCAGCCATTCATAAAGGATCTCCACGCCTTTCGGCGCCTTGACCACCACACTCATCACCGCTTTTTCCTTGCCGTTCCCCTGCACGGTCACGACCGCTTCAGGATCATTGCTCACCACAGCCACCTGGGCGATGTCGCTGGTGATCCCGTCTTTGATTTTCTCGATGTCCTCATTGATGGCCACCGCAGAGTATTCACCCATCAGCGCTGGAGAGATATTGGTGATCGTCAGGGTCGAGCGGGTGGTGATTCCATTGACCACCTCCTCGCTCACCGACACATTGGAGACCATTCCGGCGGACTTGATGTCCCCCAGGCGCACATTGGCCCGGCCGCGCTTCCACTGGATGACACGTCCTTCCGGATCGCCGCCAACACGCACCACCAGTTGCAGGGTGGAGCCCACCAGCACCGTCTGTGAGGCCGGCTGGTCCAGGAACCTCGGCAGCCCACCGCCTTCCACCACCGTCACGGTGGCCGGCTCACTGGTCACATCTCCCACGACGTTAAAGAC from Prosthecobacter sp. SYSU 5D2 carries:
- the vccD gene encoding Verru_Chthon cassette protein D, with protein sequence MRTSFSNRRPAAFTLVEMLTVVGIISLLIALVAPTLVDVVRSTRLNSAGEGLVNRLSLAQQSAVSLSAEVEVRFYRYVDSTSDRPSDSLYYAYQVVQTMPDGTEKAISDPYYLESGIVISAQEDLSPLLKTTVQQSESSNGNFLFTPPGTATGDDVSYASLRFYPDGGMRLLSSSVNAGDEAAEVAQAYTIPEFNKSFLILVESKESMNAQVPPNYYCIQIDSYTGRTRVYRP
- the guaB gene encoding IMP dehydrogenase — protein: MGDIPSLALSFDDVLVLPGLSQVLPGEVNLGTLFGNSLQLNIPVLSSAMDTVTEAELAIALAREGGLGVIHRNIPIDYQSEQVAKVKRSENTVIQNPHCVRLETTLGELQRLMHEKGVSGFPVVDPDGRLVGMVTSRDMWYTEDEETPVSAIMTPRERLAVGTPQTSFDEALKILYTHRIEKLPLVDANGKLAGLITKQDVVKRQMFTSAAKDANGQLLVGAAVGVGDDCADRGAALVAAGADALFIDAATGHTTRVADVISRLRARLGGSIPIVAGNVVTQEGALHLVEAGASAVKVGVGPGSICTTRIISGVGMAQFTAVQEVAEVCRPRGVTVIADGGIRYSGDIVKALAGGADCVMLGSLLAGTAESPGNMVKWQGRTFKEYRGMGSLKAMRKGAGDRYGQNSSGKLVPEGVEARVPFKGPLADVVFQLMGGLRSGMGYVGADNLDELRAKARFVRITAGGLKESHPHDVVITEEPVNYEPS
- the vccC gene encoding Verru_Chthon cassette protein C, with product MSPRHSIFRKPGARSRAAFTLVEVLVSMTVLLILLLISAQVIGTVQSTWTASNARVSQFREARTAFDIITRNLSQATLNTYIDYDQSYLQDSDSTDATATSAPSKYIRKSDLRFVSGPAVGGGTPLLTQGGSAAESPGHAVFFQAPLGVSHDPAFVGLDRLLCGRGYFVQYTSDEFFRPEVLPAGLPRFRYRLMEFSPPAEQNLVYDSASNDKWFSQAGVPVQGTETPVNHGLTRPIADNIIALIIAPMLETDAAVAGNGTTNSSDAYRAVFNYDSAINDGTPTAGGQGNQHRLPPLVKVVLVAIDERTADRLGQISDPSTPPFGTEISSALSNDTAAQNLNQTMEDIAKTLNERNVNFRIFSSTVAIRGAKWSN
- the vccA gene encoding Verru_Chthon cassette protein A; the protein is MKHIRLFLADARRHQGLALIIVLSMLALATIVILAFLSVADTEHKATNVYAASQSSRRFADTAVNMVIAQIRAGSAREVAGTPVIHATQPGAIRKYAASGDFLAGYKLFSDSDMIFRATGSSPNNQERDFVRNSEPPADWNQGPNLARYVDLNEPVIKGVASGAETNLDQAQIFFPIIDPRAGQDIDPTAQETPVEGFSYEPTTALNGNAIGGVAANQEISPIVKPSQTTAGANIDQLRLAMPVQWLYVLKDGAVGYLNQELEFMVLNNQTGGLGDGPSSTAGASYGVPSEDNPIVGRVAFWTDDETCKVNINTASEPTFAGTPIYYHERDHRWADYPPARSEYQRFPGHPATVAISSVLYPNPLQNDTRSLETYGPNGPISGANLRRALDTKERIYDLMPRIHTGGSVSGTRSFGSDDYAEASGDSALAEAVAIREAMSERLYASVDELLFSQGNDSTRRVLNNAQVSAQVILYNKTTLERASAFLTANSRASEINLFGLPRIAMWPLPRDNNRRTGYDKLIEFCSRVGTQNYIFQREHSRSLPPSVNGATHDISLPRNLALLNMLEKILENPFPTATDRTGTANSFKQKLGSPIGGGASNSQLGTDNTRQLLVSMFDYIRSTNLYDSFLVPQNRNSWPTQQIPNNSQSWENIYQQRENLTAGFKTYTPGFVRDQAGAANPFADRALPGHGQVTPSQHPSWRIGGQNGPSVRGFGRFISLSEIGLHFICTADGQPDMYSWRIPQPKKAVEGEDPPGENDYEIPAWPGSIAAAALPEVFSGGRTALMVDETVIQQFSIKHDVPEGFGERIITNAAAENWRSTGGEGTIKQRYYSNYPPLDSLDPGRYGTVGTDSPENAGKFYLRHPGYKQANWNWSLPFGRPLDPDEKNIQAMLHLEFFCPSVGYTEIHPEFTVVITGQDMSNILVNGEAIFSTNTPIAIRSNQPLYTTDAHPEIGGFASFRNVALGRRVAGRVNMPEDAGYSDSGGSGNVHGGLFNLDLVSTFFRVRNHAGLNFSSRAPIKLRIYDRHVLATTTETPVQEIEIRLPQGTAPSPDLVVAPSYKVFYVNSSGANYNHPAVQAPRWWSFSRDGVLNRGLGNLDDPQLREGFASVRGRFYNWDGFSINSNTQAINSIATGNDKQRLPGSRALIYTKDANTYRDVQLQDVTAMRTDPDLRTGYGPPNGSSPTLDHGASWDRPWHYGSDVVRTLQPAYGDARLIAAKSVVTSESWIPHRNWNKDNEYMAHNFSSYTSATEPGFDRGVPTVQVPTASDNRMRGLPSRVTAGAARSPDAPHGPNEGAGATSKPAYAIIQRYYDFDDSDTGGRVGPFINKVDEGNYSVGDFRPSGWTAAKTWRSTYFRSGGQGARYANAMGNYFTPNRMVPSPVIMGSLPSRIWDANGEGAWTNLLFRPYVQYPTGATGAGSDAAPRHPGQETPPDHYLLDLFWMPTVEPYAISEPLSTAGKINLNYQMMPFTHIRRATALHAAMKGEWMQAMPNADYENSKSVKANWGPQGATPPVFRDESRDNNFWHRSIAVDRFRPESELWWQQNANERVQATLRQFEERFNFGLTGGNLPDGYRGGLFRTASQICEVHLIPNRTGASASGLNVTASDVANYVTRNTAMAQFWGEHCSTGDNTRERPYANLYAKLTTRSNTFKVHVRAQSIRKALRSVAANTFNPEVDEMSAEFRGSFLLERYIDQSDLAGLDYATSNPFSLKALESYYRFRVIESKRFAP